From the genome of Streptomyces puniciscabiei:
GGGGCAGGCGACGCGGACGATCTGGCAGCCGGACGCGGTGAGTTCCGCGATCTGCTGCAGGGTGGCGCCGATGTCCGACGTACGGGTCGTCGTCATCGACTGCACCGACACCGGGGCTCCGCCCCCGACCGCCACCGGCCCGACGTGGATCTGCCGCGACTGCCGCCGCGGTGCGACCGGCCGGGCCGGTACCTCGGGAACGCCCAAGGGGACGGCGGTCATCGCGTCAGCCCTGCTTTCCGCTCGTCATCGTCTCGCGCGCGGCGCGCAGGGACTCCTTCAGGGAGCCCATCGTGGCGAGTACGGCGGTCGGCTCGTAGCCGCAGTGCGCCATGCAGTTGGCGCAGCGCGGGTCCTTGCCGCGGCCGTACTTGTCCCAGTCGGTCTCCTCGACGAGTTCGCGGTACGTGGACACGTATCCGTCGCTCATCAGATAGCAGGGGCGCTGCCAGCCGAAGAGGGAGTAGCTCGGGATCGCCCAGGCCGTGCAGGGGAAGTCGACCTTGCCCTCGAGGAAGTCGAGGAAGAGCGGGCTCTGGTTGAGCCGCCACTTCTTGCGGTTGCCGCCCGCGAAGGCCTTCTTGAACAGCTCGCGGGTCTGCTGCACACCGAGGAAGTGCTCCTGGTCGGGGGCCTTCTCGTAGGCGTAGGCGGGCGAGAGCATCATCTCGTCCACCTTCAGGTCGTCGTTGAGGTAGTTCAGCACCTCGATGACGGTCTGCGGGGTGTCGGTGTTGAAGAAGGTGGAATTGGTGGTCACCCGGAAGCCGCGCCGCTTGGCCTCCTTGATGGCCTCCACCGCCTCGTCGAAGGTGCCCTCCTTCGCCACCGAGGCGTCGTGCCGCTCGCGCAGCCCGTCGATGTGCACGGCCCACGCGAAGTACGGCGAGGGCTTGAACTTGTCCATCTTCTTGCGCATGAGAAGGGCGTTCGTGCACAGGAACACGAACTTCTTCCTTGCCACCAACTGGCGTACGATCTCGTCGATCTGAGGGTGCATCAGTGGCTCACCGCCGGCGATGGACACCATCGGCGCACCGGACTCCAGCACCGCGCCCACGGCCTGGGCGACGGGCATGCGCTGCTTGAGGACGCCCGCCGGATGCTGGATCTTGCCGCAGCCCTCGCACTTGAGGTTGCACGCGAACAGCGGTTCCAACTCGACCAGAAGGGCGAACTTGTCCCTCTTCCTGAGCTTCTGTTCGAGCAGGTATGTAGCGACCTTGACGGTCTGACGCAACGGCATGGCCATCTGGCTCACCTCCGGGGGAGCAGCAAAGAACGGTGCCATTCGAAAAATGCGGGAAGAACGGAACGAAGAACACGGAAGGCCGATATTCCACCGCGTACCGTGCCGATCCGGACGAGTTCATGTTCGGGAGCGTCCACGACCACCCGTACGGCCGCGACCGGGCGCTCACGGCCGCGCACGGCCGTGAGGAGCGTGGCCGCCGACTCCATGTCGACCGCGATCGCGCCGGTCGCGAGCAGGTCGGACCGCTCGTGGCCGCGCACGACATGGTCGGAGCCGGTGAGCGGGCCGGTGTGGACCGTGCGTCCGGGCAGGATGCGCACGAGTTCCTTGACGAGCAGTTCGGTGCCCACGCAGGCGACGGCGCCGCGCGGGTCACGGGTCTCCTCGGCGACGACCAGGTCGCCGGGGTGCATGCCGGGAGCGAGCCCGGCGCAGAATCCGGTGGCCAGTACGGCCGCGTCGGCCAGCGGCGGTTCCGCGAGCTGCCGGGTGAGGGAGCGTTCCGCCGCACGGGGGCCCATGCCCGTACGGAGGAAGCTGACCGGCCCGTCCGCCCCGCCCCTGTCCCCGGTGCGCAGGGCGAGGTGCTCGATGCCGAGCGCGCAGGCGATCAGCAGCGGGGGCGGGGCGGGCTGGGTGGTCAAGGTCAGCTCCCCTTCACCTCGGGCAGCGGTTTCCGGGCGAGGAGGCCGCGCTCGAAGGGGTCGCCGTGCAGGTACCGGCCGAGCGCGGTGAGCGGGAAGACCTGCCGGTACAGGTGGTAGTTGATGGAGAAGTCCCAGGGGAAGCCGGTGCCGGTGAAGTACGGCTCGTCCCAGGTGCCGTCCTCCCGCTGGGTGTCCGCCAGCCACTGGATGCCGCGCTCGACGGCCTTGGAGTCCTTCTCCCCCGCGGCGAGCAGCGCCATCAGTGCCCACGCGGTCTGGGAGGCCGTGGAGGCGCCGCGGCCGCTCCACTCCTTCACGTACTTGTAGGAGCGCAGGTCCTCGCCCCAGCCGCCGTCGTCGTTCTGCACGCTCTCCAGCCAGGCCACGGCGCGCCGGATCGCCGGGTGCGAGGCGGGCAGCCCGGCCGCGGTCAGCGCGGGCACCACCGAGCCCGTGCCGTAGACGTAGTTGACGCCCCAGCGGCCGAACCACGAGCCGTCCGGCTCCTGTTCGGCGAGCAGCCAGTCGATGCCGCGCCGGGTGCGCGGGTCGTGGGCGAGCCCCTCGGCGGCGAGCATCTCCACGACGTGCGCGGTGACGTCGGCCGACGGCGGGTCGATGACCTCGCCGAAGTCGCAGAAGGGCAGCCGGTTCGGGAACGGGCTGGTGTTGTCGGCGTCGAAGGCGCCCCACGCGCCGTTCTTCGACTGCATCCCGAGGTTCCAGCGCACCGCGCGCCCGATCGCCCGGTCCACGCGCTCGGGGTCGTGGTGCCGGACCCGGCGCAGGGCGAGGGAGACCTCGGCGGTGTCGTCGATGTCGGGGTAGTTGTCGTTGTGGAACTCGAACGCCCAGCCGCCCGGCGGAAGTTGGGGACGCCGTACGGCCCAGTCGCCGGGCCGGACGATCTCCTCGCCCAGCATCCAGTCGGCCGCCTTGACCAGCTGCGGATGGTCGGCGGGCAGTCCCGCGTCGACGAGCGCGATGGTCGCGAGGCAGGTGTCCCACACGGGGGACTGGCAGGCCTCGATCATCCGGGCGCCGTCCTCGCGCCAGACGGCGAAACGGTCCAGCGAGGCGAGTCCCTCGCGGATCACCGGATGCTGGAGGTCGTAGCCCAGCAGATGCAGGGCGATGACCGAGTACACGGCCGGGGGCTGGATGCCGCCCCAGCAGCCGTCGTTCTCCTGCCGCTCGATGATCCAGCGGGCCGCGGAGTTCATCGCGGCCCTGCGGAGTCTGCGCACGGCGACCCTGCGGTAGCCGCGGACCACCTTGTCGAGCCGCTGGAAGAGCCCGTCCCAGCTGGCCACCGGGGCGAGCGGCTGCGGCGGGTTGGGGTTCGCCGGGTCGGTGTGCAGCTCGTCCAGCGCGAACGGGGCCGGGCGCACGGGGCGCTTGGCCGAGACGATGGTCAGCGGCACGATCGTCTGCCGGGCCCAGCAGCCGAAGTCGTAGATGTTGAGCGGGAACCAGGTGGGGAAGTAGATCAGCTCGGGAGGCAGTTCCGGCAGGTCCTCCCACTTCCACCAGCCGAACAGGGCGAGCCAGATCCGGGTGAACACCCGGGAGGCGGCGATACCGCCGCGCTCGCGGATCCAGGCGGAGGCCTTCGCCATGTGCGCCTCGTCGGGCGCGTCGCCGGCCAGGCGCAGGGCGACGTAGGCCTCGACGGTGGTGGACAGTTCACCGGGCCCGCCGTAGAAGGTGGCCCAGGTGCCGTCCTCGCGCTGCTCGCCGCGGATGAACTTCGCGGCTGCCTGGGTGGTCCGCTCGTCGCGGATCCCGAGGAACTGGCGGAGCAGCAGGTCCTCGGCGTCCATGGTGACGTTGGTCTCCAGGTCGCCCTTCCACCAGCCCTGGGCGTCCTGCCGCGCGAGCAGGAAGTCGGTGGCGCGCCGGGCGGCGCGTGCGGCGGCTTCTTGTACCCCGGCCGCCTCGGGGGTGGTGATGGCGGTGGTTTCGCTGGCCGCGGCAGCGCGGGACGGCACAGTCGCCCCGGTGCTTCCGTCGGTCGTCGCTGTCATGGCTTCCCCTTCGTGCAGTCGTGCGAGTCGTGCTGCTGTGGGTCCGCCGTCGGCCGGTGTCCTCGAGTCGATCCTCGGACACCGGCCGGCGACTACGCGAGGCGTGTTCGGCCGATAGTGATCATCTCTTTCGTACGACGACGAAGTCGGCGAGCGCCGTGAAGGCCTCGCGCACCCGGCCGGGCATGTCGACGGCGTCGAGGGCCTCGATGGCGATGGTGTGCTGACGGCGCGCTTCCTCGGCCGTCCAGTCGCGGCCGCCGGCCTGCTCGATGAGGGCCGCGCGGGCCGCGAACTCCTCCTCCGAGAAGTTCTCGAAGTCGCTGCTCTTGGCGTCCGCGGCGAGGATCTCGCCGAGCTGCTCGGAGGCGGGGCCGCCGGCCGCGAGCGCGGCGACGACCGGCAGGGACTTCTTGCGCTGGCGCAGGTCGCTCCAGGTCTGCTTGCCGGTGGCCTCGGGGTCGCCCCAGATGCCGAGGAGGTCGTCGACGGCCTGGAAGGCGAGGCCGAGGTGGTAGCCGTACCGTTCCAGCGCGTCGGCGGTGGCGTCGTCGGCGCCGCCGAGGACCGCGCCGATGGAGCTGGAGGCGGCGAGCAGCGCGCCGGTCTTGTTGCCCTCCATCTCCAGGCACTCCTCGACGGTGACCCGGTCGCGGTGCTCGTAGGAGATGTCCTGCGCCTGGCCGTCGATCAGGGCGCGGGTGGCGGTGGTGAGCCGGCGGGTGGCGCGGCCCGCCTCCACGGTCCCGAGCTCCAGCAGGATCTCGTTGGCGAGGGCGAACAGGGCGTCACCGACCAGGATCGCCTGGGCGGGGCCGTGCACCTTCCAGACGGTGTCGCGGTGCCGGCGCTGCTCGTCACCGTCCATCAGGTCGTCGTGCAGCAGCGAGAAGTTGTGGACGAGTTCGACGGCGACGGCGCCGGGGATGCCCACCTCGGGCGCGGCGCCGGTGACCTCGGCGGAGAGCACGGCGAGCGCGGGACGCACGGCCTTGCCGCCGTCGCCGTCGGCCGGGTTGCCGGCGGCGTCGATCCAGCCGAAGTGGTACGCGGCGACGGTGTCCATGGGAGACGCCAGCCGGTCGACGGCCGCACGCAGGACCGGAGTGGCCAGGGTCCGGCCCCGCTCCAGCAGCGCGGTCACATCCACCGCGGCCCGTGGGGCGGGCGTCGAGGCCGGGGGCACAGTGGGCACAGTCTCTCCTCTTGTTGCGGTACCGGGGGTGCGGGGGCCTGCCGCGGGCTCCTGATCGGGCGTCACGCCGCCTCCTCGAACTCGAAGAGGTGGCGGGGGCGGGGCCGGCCCAGGGCGCTGAGGGCGGCATCGGCCGCGCTCACTCCACTGCGAACCGCACTCTCCATGGTTGCGGGCCACCCGGTGGCGGTCCACGCTCCGGCCAGGTACAGGCCGGGGGCCTTGGTGCGGGCGCCGGGCCGCAGCCGCCCGACGCCGGGGGCGGGGGCGAACGTGGCCGTGCGCTCCCGGGTCACGAAGAAGTCCTTCACCACGGCGCCGCGGGTACCCGGGATCAGCCATTCCAGCTCGGGGAGATAGCGCTCGCGCAGCTCGGCCACGGGCAGGTCGATCTCCCCCTGTGCGGCCGACTGGGACAGCGCCAGGTACTGACCCTCGGTCAGCCCGGACGCCTCCGTGCGGTCGAAGACCCACTGCACGGGGGTGCCGAGGGCCGCGAAGAAGGGGCGCGCGAGCACCTTGCGGTCGTAGACGACATGGACGTTGAGGATCGGCGCGGTGCCGATGTCCAGCAGCTGCTCGGGCGCGTCGAGGGCGCCGGGCGGCAGCAGGTCGTGGGCCTCGCGCTGGGGTACGGCGAGGACGACGGCGTCGGTTTCCAGGTTCTCGCCGGGAACCTGAACGCTCCACGTGCCGTTTTCGTTGGTAGAGACGGAGGTGACGCGTGTACGGACCTCGGTACGGACGCCCGCGGAGTCGAGCGCCTTGCGGGCCAGCCGGTCGTGCAGTTCGCCCAGCGGGACGTGGGCCCAGCCGATGTCGGCCGCGCCCGGGTCGGACAGCAGACCGGTCTTGAACACCATCGCGGCGAGCCCCAGCGAGGCGTCGCCCGCGACCGCGTTGAGGGTGGCGACCCCGACCAGGTCCCACAGGGCCTCGACGGCGCGCGCCGACTGGCCGTGCGCGGCCAGCCAGCTGCCGAAGTCCTGGGTGTCCAGGGCCGGATCGGCGAGGTCGAGCCCCTTCAGCGCGAGCGCGGCCCGCCCGACCGCGGCGCGCTCGGCGAGCGAGAGGTGCGGATAGGTGGCCAGGCTGCGCCCCAGGTGGAGGGGGACGGGCAGCGGGTCGCGCCGCAGCCGGCCGAGCCGCCTGCCCTCGGGCTTGGCGACGTCGACGACGGGCACGTCCAGGCGGTCCTGCAGCGGTGCCAGCGCCGCGCCCTGGATCCTCTCCAGGAACCAGCGGTAGGCGGTGCAGCAGCGCAGGTACACATGCTGGCCGTTGTCGACGGTCAGGTCGCCGCGCTGGAAGGAGAAGGCGAGACCACCCAGCCTGGGTCTGCCTTCGAGCAGGGTGACGCGGACGCCGGCGTCGGCGAGCGCGAGGGCCGCGGTGATCCCGGCGAGCCCACCGCCGACCACGACGGCACGGCGGCCTGCCGCGCCCTCTTCGCCCGCGGTGCCGTGCGCCCGTGCGGAGCGTGAGCCGTCGCTCATGGTGCGTCCTTCCCTACGTGCCGAGCGTGCAGGTTGAACGGTGCACGCTCCGCCGTCGCAGTCAGGGACGCCACGCCGCTGCCCAGGGTTGCCTGTCGCACGTCTCCTGGTTCGGTGAGATCCATCAGGGGCGCCTCCTGACGGAACGCGGGGAGACATGGCGGGTCACATGCCGGGCGTCCAGACCGGACAGACCGCGTACGGCGACGTAGGCCTTCTCGCGTCCGGGCAGCGAGACCCGGCCGCGCAGCACGGCCTCCGGGTCGCGCTCGATGCGGTCCAGCAGCCGCCGGTAGATGCCGGCCATGGCGGCCACGCAGGCGCCGCTGCGCCGGTCGAGCATGGGGAGCAGCCGGTAGCCCTCGGCGAAAAGGGCGCGGGCCCGTCGCACTTCGAAGTGCACGAGGCCCGCGAAGTCGGAACCCTCCGGTGGCGTCGGCCCGTCGAACCCGGCCGAGCAGCCGAACTTGGCGAGGTCGTCGGCGGGCAGATAGGTACGGCCGCCGGCCGCGTCCTCGCGGACGTCTCTGAGGATGTTGGTGAGCTGCAGGGCGAGGCCGAGCGTGTCCGCGTACTCGGACGCGCGCTCGGCGCCGCGCGCCCCCGGTTCTGTGCCGAACACGCCGAGCGAGAGGCGGCCGATGGCACCGGCGACACACCGGCAGTAGACCTTCAGGTCGTCCCAGGTCTCGTAGGTCTCGCCGCGCACGTCCATCTGGACGCCGTCGATCAGCTCGTCGAGGCCGCCGAGCGGGATCGGGAAGGCGCGCGCGGCATGGGCGAGGGCCACGGCGACCGGATCGGTGTCGTCCTCCTCGACCTGGTCCTCGCGGACCCGGGCGAGCAGCGCCCTGGTGTCCTCGAGCCGCTTCAGCTTGACCTCGTCGGCCAGGTCGCCGTCGCCGATGTCGTCCACGCGCCGGGAGAACGCGTACAGCGCCGACATGGCGCGGCGCTTGGGCGTGGGCAGCAAGCGGATGCCATAGGCGAAGTTGCGT
Proteins encoded in this window:
- the hpnH gene encoding adenosyl-hopene transferase HpnH, whose amino-acid sequence is MAMPLRQTVKVATYLLEQKLRKRDKFALLVELEPLFACNLKCEGCGKIQHPAGVLKQRMPVAQAVGAVLESGAPMVSIAGGEPLMHPQIDEIVRQLVARKKFVFLCTNALLMRKKMDKFKPSPYFAWAVHIDGLRERHDASVAKEGTFDEAVEAIKEAKRRGFRVTTNSTFFNTDTPQTVIEVLNYLNDDLKVDEMMLSPAYAYEKAPDQEHFLGVQQTRELFKKAFAGGNRKKWRLNQSPLFLDFLEGKVDFPCTAWAIPSYSLFGWQRPCYLMSDGYVSTYRELVEETDWDKYGRGKDPRCANCMAHCGYEPTAVLATMGSLKESLRAARETMTSGKQG
- a CDS encoding 1-hydroxy-2-methyl-2-butenyl 4-diphosphate reductase, producing MTTQPAPPPLLIACALGIEHLALRTGDRGGADGPVSFLRTGMGPRAAERSLTRQLAEPPLADAAVLATGFCAGLAPGMHPGDLVVAEETRDPRGAVACVGTELLVKELVRILPGRTVHTGPLTGSDHVVRGHERSDLLATGAIAVDMESAATLLTAVRGRERPVAAVRVVVDAPEHELVRIGTVRGGISAFRVLRSVLPAFFEWHRSLLLPRR
- the shc gene encoding squalene--hopene cyclase, with translation MTATTDGSTGATVPSRAAAASETTAITTPEAAGVQEAAARAARRATDFLLARQDAQGWWKGDLETNVTMDAEDLLLRQFLGIRDERTTQAAAKFIRGEQREDGTWATFYGGPGELSTTVEAYVALRLAGDAPDEAHMAKASAWIRERGGIAASRVFTRIWLALFGWWKWEDLPELPPELIYFPTWFPLNIYDFGCWARQTIVPLTIVSAKRPVRPAPFALDELHTDPANPNPPQPLAPVASWDGLFQRLDKVVRGYRRVAVRRLRRAAMNSAARWIIERQENDGCWGGIQPPAVYSVIALHLLGYDLQHPVIREGLASLDRFAVWREDGARMIEACQSPVWDTCLATIALVDAGLPADHPQLVKAADWMLGEEIVRPGDWAVRRPQLPPGGWAFEFHNDNYPDIDDTAEVSLALRRVRHHDPERVDRAIGRAVRWNLGMQSKNGAWGAFDADNTSPFPNRLPFCDFGEVIDPPSADVTAHVVEMLAAEGLAHDPRTRRGIDWLLAEQEPDGSWFGRWGVNYVYGTGSVVPALTAAGLPASHPAIRRAVAWLESVQNDDGGWGEDLRSYKYVKEWSGRGASTASQTAWALMALLAAGEKDSKAVERGIQWLADTQREDGTWDEPYFTGTGFPWDFSINYHLYRQVFPLTALGRYLHGDPFERGLLARKPLPEVKGS
- a CDS encoding polyprenyl synthetase family protein yields the protein MTPDQEPAAGPRTPGTATRGETVPTVPPASTPAPRAAVDVTALLERGRTLATPVLRAAVDRLASPMDTVAAYHFGWIDAAGNPADGDGGKAVRPALAVLSAEVTGAAPEVGIPGAVAVELVHNFSLLHDDLMDGDEQRRHRDTVWKVHGPAQAILVGDALFALANEILLELGTVEAGRATRRLTTATRALIDGQAQDISYEHRDRVTVEECLEMEGNKTGALLAASSSIGAVLGGADDATADALERYGYHLGLAFQAVDDLLGIWGDPEATGKQTWSDLRQRKKSLPVVAALAAGGPASEQLGEILAADAKSSDFENFSEEEFAARAALIEQAGGRDWTAEEARRQHTIAIEALDAVDMPGRVREAFTALADFVVVRKR
- the hpnE gene encoding hydroxysqualene dehydroxylase HpnE; the encoded protein is MSDGSRSARAHGTAGEEGAAGRRAVVVGGGLAGITAALALADAGVRVTLLEGRPRLGGLAFSFQRGDLTVDNGQHVYLRCCTAYRWFLERIQGAALAPLQDRLDVPVVDVAKPEGRRLGRLRRDPLPVPLHLGRSLATYPHLSLAERAAVGRAALALKGLDLADPALDTQDFGSWLAAHGQSARAVEALWDLVGVATLNAVAGDASLGLAAMVFKTGLLSDPGAADIGWAHVPLGELHDRLARKALDSAGVRTEVRTRVTSVSTNENGTWSVQVPGENLETDAVVLAVPQREAHDLLPPGALDAPEQLLDIGTAPILNVHVVYDRKVLARPFFAALGTPVQWVFDRTEASGLTEGQYLALSQSAAQGEIDLPVAELRERYLPELEWLIPGTRGAVVKDFFVTRERTATFAPAPGVGRLRPGARTKAPGLYLAGAWTATGWPATMESAVRSGVSAADAALSALGRPRPRHLFEFEEAA
- a CDS encoding DUF6380 family protein; this encodes MDLTEPGDVRQATLGSGVASLTATAERAPFNLHARHVGKDAP
- the hpnD gene encoding presqualene diphosphate synthase HpnD, whose product is MIRTVDSPSHVSAPVLAAYSYCETVTGQQARNFAYGIRLLPTPKRRAMSALYAFSRRVDDIGDGDLADEVKLKRLEDTRALLARVREDQVEEDDTDPVAVALAHAARAFPIPLGGLDELIDGVQMDVRGETYETWDDLKVYCRCVAGAIGRLSLGVFGTEPGARGAERASEYADTLGLALQLTNILRDVREDAAGGRTYLPADDLAKFGCSAGFDGPTPPEGSDFAGLVHFEVRRARALFAEGYRLLPMLDRRSGACVAAMAGIYRRLLDRIERDPEAVLRGRVSLPGREKAYVAVRGLSGLDARHVTRHVSPRSVRRRP